One genomic window of Desulfotomaculum sp. includes the following:
- a CDS encoding peptidase S58 encodes METEGVDPVEHTVNFDPDPSVKVGHATNSKALTGCTVIIIEDGAVGGVDVRGSATGSREIELLKPMQRVDQVHGLLLTGGSAFGLDAAGGVMAWLEERKIGFKTAAGFTVPIVPAAVLFDLGIGDCRVRPDKAMGYEACCNAKSGYVEEGNVGAGTGATVCKILSKDYRIKSGLGAWWEDLGNGLTVSAVVAVNALGDILDENGKLMVGPRDRKTGQMYSTMSVWKKGVSCSWNSQDPGVGINTTLAAVVTSALLTKEQASKVAQMANTGLARCIEPAHTEYDGDITFALATGKVPADASLIGAFAARVLETAVRRAIRAAWPVDGIPAYRDICKEVER; translated from the coding sequence ATGGAGACGGAGGGTGTAGACCCGGTGGAACATACTGTCAACTTTGATCCCGATCCTTCGGTGAAGGTGGGCCATGCGACAAACAGCAAGGCCCTTACGGGTTGTACAGTTATTATTATAGAAGACGGCGCTGTGGGCGGGGTGGATGTCCGGGGTTCCGCTACCGGCAGCCGTGAGATAGAACTGCTTAAGCCCATGCAGCGGGTTGACCAGGTGCACGGTTTACTGCTTACAGGCGGGAGCGCCTTTGGCTTGGATGCTGCCGGCGGAGTAATGGCTTGGCTGGAAGAAAGGAAAATAGGTTTTAAGACAGCGGCGGGGTTTACTGTGCCTATCGTTCCCGCCGCTGTCTTGTTCGACCTCGGGATTGGGGACTGCCGCGTCCGGCCCGATAAGGCCATGGGTTATGAGGCGTGCTGCAATGCAAAAAGCGGGTATGTCGAAGAAGGGAATGTCGGAGCGGGAACAGGCGCGACGGTTTGTAAAATACTGAGCAAGGATTACCGTATTAAATCAGGCCTCGGGGCCTGGTGGGAAGACCTTGGAAACGGATTGACAGTGTCTGCTGTTGTTGCGGTCAATGCTCTGGGTGATATCCTTGATGAGAACGGAAAGCTGATGGTTGGGCCAAGGGACAGGAAAACGGGACAGATGTATTCCACAATGTCCGTCTGGAAGAAGGGAGTATCCTGCTCGTGGAATTCTCAAGACCCGGGTGTCGGTATAAATACGACTCTTGCCGCTGTTGTAACTTCTGCTTTGTTAACCAAAGAGCAGGCAAGTAAAGTTGCCCAGATGGCCAATACAGGCCTTGCCCGCTGTATCGAGCCCGCGCACACGGAATATGACGGGGATATTACTTTTGCCCTCGCCACCGGAAAAGTTCCCGCAGATGCGAGCCTGATCGGCGCATTTGCGGCCAGGGTACTGGAAACGGCAGTCCGCAGGGCTATCCGCGCCGCCTGGCCGGTGGACGGGATTCCCGCTTACCGGGACATCTGCAAAGAAGTTGAGCGGTGA